One part of the Vicia villosa cultivar HV-30 ecotype Madison, WI linkage group LG6, Vvil1.0, whole genome shotgun sequence genome encodes these proteins:
- the LOC131610853 gene encoding uncharacterized protein LOC131610853 isoform X1: protein MFHQTSITVLNRFFHHNQHFLFTKPISRFPLPLSRIALSKVLSMSSSHSNQHNFTNRLASEQSPYLLQHAHNPVDWYPWGEDAFAEARRRDAPIFLSIGYSTCHWCHVMEVESFEDEGIAKLLNDGFVSIKVDREERPDVDKVYMTYVQALYGGGGWPLTVFLSPDLKPLMGGTYFPPEDKYGRPGFKTILRKVKDAWESKRDMLVKSGTFAIEQLSEALSTSSDSGKLPDGVSDEALRLCSEQLSENYDSEFGGFGSAPKFPRPVEINLMSYNSKKLEDTGKLDRAKESQKMVFFTLQCMAKGGVHDHVGGGFHRYSVDECWHVPHFEKMLYDQGQLANAYLDAFSITKDTFYSSISRDILDYLRRDMIGPEGEIFSAEDADSAETEGATRKKEGSFYIWTSEEVEDLLGEHAALFEEHYYIKKAGNCDLSEMSDPHHEFKGKNVLIERKDPSEIASKYGMSVDTYQEILGECRRKLFEVRLKRPKPHLDDKVIVSWNGLAISSFARASKILKGEAEGIKFNFPVVGTEPKEYLRIADKAASFIRNQLYNAETNRLQHSFRNSPSKAPGFLDDYAFLISGLLDLYEFGGGINWLLWAIELQETQDSLFLDKDGGGYFNNTGEDSSVLLRVKEDHDGAEPSGNSVSAINLIRLASVVSGSKADYYKRNAEHLLAVFEKRLKDMAMAVPLMCCATDMLRVPSRKQVVVVGEKTSEEFENMLAAAHTLYDPNRTVIHIDPNYKEDMEFWEVNNSNIALMAKNNSAVGKVVALVCQNFTCSAPVTDSSSLEALLSQKFSS, encoded by the exons ATGTTTCATCAAACCTCCATCACCGTTCTCAACCGCTTCTTCCATCACAACCAACACTTCCTCTTCACCAAACCAATCTCTCGATTCCCTCTCCCACTCTCACGCATCGCACTCTCCAAGGTCCTATCCATGTCATCATCTCACTCCAACCAACACAACTTCACCAATCGTCTTGCTTCCGAACAAAGCCCCTACCTTCTTCAACACGCTCATAACCCT GTTGATTGGTATCCATGGGGAGAAGATGCTTTCGCCGAGGCTCGCCGTCGAGATGCACCTATCTTCTTATCAA TTGGGTACAGCACTTGTCATTG GTGTCATGTTATGGAGGTTGAGTCTTTTGAGGATGAGGGGATTGCGAAATTGTTGAATGATGGGTTTGTTAGCATTAAG GTGGATCGTGAGGAGCGGCCGGATGTTGATAAGGTATACATGACGTATGTGCAGGCTTTGTATGGCGGAGGAGGTTGGCCCCTGACTGTGTTTCTTTCACCTGACCTGAAGCCTTTAATGGGTGGAACTTACTTTCCCCCTGAAGATAAATATGGCCGACCTGGATTTAAGACTATACTCAG AAAGgtaaaagatgcttgggaaagtAAGAGGGATATGCTAGTTAAGAGTGGAACATTTGCAATTGAACAGCTTTCTGAGGCATTGTCTACTAGTTCAGATTCTGGTAAATTGCCTGATGGTGTTTCTGACGAGGCATTACGTCTATGCTCAGAGCAA CTCTCTGAGAACTATGATTCAGAGTTCGGTGGTTTTGGATCTGCTCCAAAATTTCCAAGACCGGTTGAGATCAACTTGATGTCTTACAACTCGAAAAAGTTGGAGGATACGGGAAAGTTAGATAGAGCTAAGGAAAGTCAGAAAATGGTTTTCTTTACATTACAATGCATGGCAAAAGGAGGCGTCCACGATCATGTTGGAGGGGGGTTTCACAGATATAGCGTGGATGAATGCTGGCATG TTCCACATTTTGAGAAGATGCTTTATGATCAAGGGCAGCTTGCTAATGCTTATTTAGATGCTTTTTCTATCACAAAAGATACCTTCTATTCATCTATATCACGGGATATCCTGGACTATTTGAGGAGAGACATGATTGGTCCAGAAGGTGAAATATTTTCAGCAGAGGATGCTGACAGTGCAGAGACCGAAGGAGCTACACGTAAAAAGGAAGGATCCTTCTACATATGGACCAGCGAAGAG GTTGAAGACTTACTTGGAGAGCATGCTGCTCTTTTTGAGGAACACTATTACATAAAAAAGGCGGGTAACTGTGACCTATCTGAAATGAGTGATCCTCACCATGAATTCAAGGGAAAGAATGTCCTGATTGAGAGAAAGGATCCTTCAGAAATTGCCTCAAAATATGGTATGTCAGTTGACACATATCAAGAAATTCTTGGAGAATGCAGGCGTAAGTTGTTTGAAGTAAGATTGAAGCGCCCCAAGCCACATTTGGATGATAAG GTTATTGTATCTTGGAATGGACTGGCAATCTCATCTTTTGCTAGGGCTTCTAAGATTCTAAAGGGTGAAGCTGAAGGGATCAAATTCAACTTTCCTGTTGTTGGCACTGAA CCAAAGGAGTACTTGAGAATAGCAGATAAAGCAGCATCCTTCATTAGGAATCAACTTTACAATGCAGAGACTAACAGACTACAACACAGTTTCAGAAACTCTCCATCTAAAGCTCCTGGTTTCTTGGATGATTATGCTTTTCTGATTTCTGGGTTGCTGGATCTCTATGAATTTGGGGGTGGAATCAACTGGCTTTTATGGGCCATTGAATTACAGGAAACCCAG GATTCTTTGTTTCTTGATAAGGATGGAGGCGGATATTTCAACAATACAGGAGAAGATTCTTCAGTTCTTCTCCGTGTGAAGGAAGACCACGACGGGGCAGAACCGTCAGGGAACTCTGTCTCCGCAATAAATCTTATAAGGTTGGCTTCCGTGGTTTCTGGAAGTAAGGCAGATTACTATAAGCGAAACGCAGAACACCTATTG GCAGTTtttgagaaaagattgaaagatATGGCCATGGCAGTGCCTTTAATGTGTTGTGCAACAGACATGCTGCGCGTGCCTTCCCGGAAGCAAGTGGTGGTGGTAGGCGAAAAGACTTCCGAGGAATTTGAAAACATGCTCGCTGCGGCTCACACATTATACGATCCCAACAGAACA GTTATTCATATAGATCCCAACTACAAAGAAGATATGGAATTTTGGGAAGTAAATAACAGCAATATTGCTCTAATGGCAAAGAATAACTCTGCAGTTGGCAAGGTTGTAGCTCTTGTATGTCAAAACTTCACATGTAGTGCCCCTGTGACTGATAGTTCATCACTTGAAGCTTTGCTCTCCCAAAAATTCTCCTCTTAG
- the LOC131610853 gene encoding uncharacterized protein LOC131610853 isoform X2 encodes MGRRCFRRGSPSRCTYLLIKCHVMEVESFEDEGIAKLLNDGFVSIKVDREERPDVDKVYMTYVQALYGGGGWPLTVFLSPDLKPLMGGTYFPPEDKYGRPGFKTILRKVKDAWESKRDMLVKSGTFAIEQLSEALSTSSDSGKLPDGVSDEALRLCSEQLSENYDSEFGGFGSAPKFPRPVEINLMSYNSKKLEDTGKLDRAKESQKMVFFTLQCMAKGGVHDHVGGGFHRYSVDECWHVPHFEKMLYDQGQLANAYLDAFSITKDTFYSSISRDILDYLRRDMIGPEGEIFSAEDADSAETEGATRKKEGSFYIWTSEEVEDLLGEHAALFEEHYYIKKAGNCDLSEMSDPHHEFKGKNVLIERKDPSEIASKYGMSVDTYQEILGECRRKLFEVRLKRPKPHLDDKVIVSWNGLAISSFARASKILKGEAEGIKFNFPVVGTEPKEYLRIADKAASFIRNQLYNAETNRLQHSFRNSPSKAPGFLDDYAFLISGLLDLYEFGGGINWLLWAIELQETQDSLFLDKDGGGYFNNTGEDSSVLLRVKEDHDGAEPSGNSVSAINLIRLASVVSGSKADYYKRNAEHLLAVFEKRLKDMAMAVPLMCCATDMLRVPSRKQVVVVGEKTSEEFENMLAAAHTLYDPNRTVIHIDPNYKEDMEFWEVNNSNIALMAKNNSAVGKVVALVCQNFTCSAPVTDSSSLEALLSQKFSS; translated from the exons ATGGGGAGAAGATGCTTTCGCCGAGGCTCGCCGTCGAGATGCACCTATCTTCTTATCAA GTGTCATGTTATGGAGGTTGAGTCTTTTGAGGATGAGGGGATTGCGAAATTGTTGAATGATGGGTTTGTTAGCATTAAG GTGGATCGTGAGGAGCGGCCGGATGTTGATAAGGTATACATGACGTATGTGCAGGCTTTGTATGGCGGAGGAGGTTGGCCCCTGACTGTGTTTCTTTCACCTGACCTGAAGCCTTTAATGGGTGGAACTTACTTTCCCCCTGAAGATAAATATGGCCGACCTGGATTTAAGACTATACTCAG AAAGgtaaaagatgcttgggaaagtAAGAGGGATATGCTAGTTAAGAGTGGAACATTTGCAATTGAACAGCTTTCTGAGGCATTGTCTACTAGTTCAGATTCTGGTAAATTGCCTGATGGTGTTTCTGACGAGGCATTACGTCTATGCTCAGAGCAA CTCTCTGAGAACTATGATTCAGAGTTCGGTGGTTTTGGATCTGCTCCAAAATTTCCAAGACCGGTTGAGATCAACTTGATGTCTTACAACTCGAAAAAGTTGGAGGATACGGGAAAGTTAGATAGAGCTAAGGAAAGTCAGAAAATGGTTTTCTTTACATTACAATGCATGGCAAAAGGAGGCGTCCACGATCATGTTGGAGGGGGGTTTCACAGATATAGCGTGGATGAATGCTGGCATG TTCCACATTTTGAGAAGATGCTTTATGATCAAGGGCAGCTTGCTAATGCTTATTTAGATGCTTTTTCTATCACAAAAGATACCTTCTATTCATCTATATCACGGGATATCCTGGACTATTTGAGGAGAGACATGATTGGTCCAGAAGGTGAAATATTTTCAGCAGAGGATGCTGACAGTGCAGAGACCGAAGGAGCTACACGTAAAAAGGAAGGATCCTTCTACATATGGACCAGCGAAGAG GTTGAAGACTTACTTGGAGAGCATGCTGCTCTTTTTGAGGAACACTATTACATAAAAAAGGCGGGTAACTGTGACCTATCTGAAATGAGTGATCCTCACCATGAATTCAAGGGAAAGAATGTCCTGATTGAGAGAAAGGATCCTTCAGAAATTGCCTCAAAATATGGTATGTCAGTTGACACATATCAAGAAATTCTTGGAGAATGCAGGCGTAAGTTGTTTGAAGTAAGATTGAAGCGCCCCAAGCCACATTTGGATGATAAG GTTATTGTATCTTGGAATGGACTGGCAATCTCATCTTTTGCTAGGGCTTCTAAGATTCTAAAGGGTGAAGCTGAAGGGATCAAATTCAACTTTCCTGTTGTTGGCACTGAA CCAAAGGAGTACTTGAGAATAGCAGATAAAGCAGCATCCTTCATTAGGAATCAACTTTACAATGCAGAGACTAACAGACTACAACACAGTTTCAGAAACTCTCCATCTAAAGCTCCTGGTTTCTTGGATGATTATGCTTTTCTGATTTCTGGGTTGCTGGATCTCTATGAATTTGGGGGTGGAATCAACTGGCTTTTATGGGCCATTGAATTACAGGAAACCCAG GATTCTTTGTTTCTTGATAAGGATGGAGGCGGATATTTCAACAATACAGGAGAAGATTCTTCAGTTCTTCTCCGTGTGAAGGAAGACCACGACGGGGCAGAACCGTCAGGGAACTCTGTCTCCGCAATAAATCTTATAAGGTTGGCTTCCGTGGTTTCTGGAAGTAAGGCAGATTACTATAAGCGAAACGCAGAACACCTATTG GCAGTTtttgagaaaagattgaaagatATGGCCATGGCAGTGCCTTTAATGTGTTGTGCAACAGACATGCTGCGCGTGCCTTCCCGGAAGCAAGTGGTGGTGGTAGGCGAAAAGACTTCCGAGGAATTTGAAAACATGCTCGCTGCGGCTCACACATTATACGATCCCAACAGAACA GTTATTCATATAGATCCCAACTACAAAGAAGATATGGAATTTTGGGAAGTAAATAACAGCAATATTGCTCTAATGGCAAAGAATAACTCTGCAGTTGGCAAGGTTGTAGCTCTTGTATGTCAAAACTTCACATGTAGTGCCCCTGTGACTGATAGTTCATCACTTGAAGCTTTGCTCTCCCAAAAATTCTCCTCTTAG